A window of the Bacteriovorax sp. PP10 genome harbors these coding sequences:
- a CDS encoding cysteine desulfurase family protein — protein sequence MNYFDHAASTFLYPEVLDQLQSSLKEDFANPSAQHILGHDLTEKISFYREEFLKTLGAFKNDFFIFTSSATESNNTVIKGITFGERDSILYCRADHPSVTAPVESTGVLLKEILLNNDGVINVESFEALLDSSVKLVILSHVNNQNGVIQDIELLARIVKEKSGAHVHIDAVQSFGKIPFKLSPAIDSISVTSHKIGGPKGVAGLYLKNGHNVKPLLLGGGQEHGLRSSTESFPLIKAFHQAMKIAIKEFNFSSQKISGLSEVIKLQLLRSIPTIQMPFQVTSPYIVSFILPGISSDIILRHLEMRDVFISSTSACSSKQTGVNPTLSAMHISERFHKNFLRISLGPKTTEEEVKILLKEFVDVWGSVKHMQKR from the coding sequence ATGAACTATTTTGACCACGCAGCTTCCACATTTCTATATCCAGAAGTACTGGATCAATTGCAATCTTCATTGAAAGAAGATTTCGCAAATCCAAGTGCGCAGCATATTTTGGGACACGATCTTACGGAGAAAATTTCTTTTTACAGAGAAGAGTTTTTAAAAACGTTAGGTGCCTTTAAAAATGATTTTTTTATTTTTACTTCCTCTGCGACTGAATCAAATAATACTGTCATCAAGGGAATCACTTTTGGTGAGAGAGATAGCATTCTTTATTGTCGTGCTGATCATCCAAGTGTCACTGCGCCAGTTGAAAGTACAGGCGTACTATTAAAAGAAATTCTTTTAAATAATGATGGAGTCATCAACGTTGAAAGTTTTGAAGCCTTGCTAGATTCAAGTGTAAAATTAGTTATTCTCTCTCATGTGAATAATCAAAATGGTGTGATTCAGGATATTGAATTACTCGCTCGCATAGTAAAAGAAAAATCAGGGGCCCATGTTCATATTGATGCCGTTCAGTCTTTTGGAAAAATCCCATTCAAGTTAAGTCCTGCGATTGATTCAATCAGTGTGACTTCTCATAAAATTGGAGGACCGAAAGGGGTTGCCGGTTTATATTTAAAAAACGGACATAATGTAAAACCATTACTTTTAGGTGGCGGACAGGAGCATGGACTTCGTTCAAGCACTGAATCTTTTCCTTTGATCAAGGCCTTTCATCAGGCGATGAAAATAGCAATTAAGGAATTTAATTTTTCTTCGCAAAAAATAAGTGGGTTGTCGGAAGTGATTAAGCTTCAGCTTCTTCGATCAATTCCAACGATTCAAATGCCCTTTCAGGTGACTTCTCCCTATATAGTTTCTTTTATTCTCCCGGGTATTTCTTCTGACATCATTTTAAGACATCTGGAGATGCGTGACGTTTTTATTTCGTCAACATCGGCCTGTTCGTCAAAGCAGACAGGAGTAAATCCCACACTATCGGCAATGCATATTTCAGAGCGCTTTCACAAAAACTTCCTGCGAATTTCTCTGGGGCCTAAAACCACAGAAGAGGAAGTTAAGATTCTTTTAAAAGAGTTTGTGGATGTCTGGGGTAGTGTAAAGCATATGCAAAAAAGATAA
- a CDS encoding hemerythrin domain-containing protein — protein sequence MENVFEKLGISGSHTLQQVRASIDTDAQDETGFIPLLKEHHDFLKESIKVIMDSKASIPEKREHLSRFFNLLEMHGKAEQETLYVHLQQNTEEEARLEGLSGQDEHDIAFQLRDELLAMNFKTQWNDEIAAKAKVVAALVKNHMKEEESIMFSIAKNDLTDEEMEQMRLDYIAKCRSYLLH from the coding sequence ATGGAAAACGTATTTGAGAAATTAGGCATTAGTGGATCTCATACTCTTCAACAAGTTCGCGCTTCTATCGATACAGACGCCCAAGACGAGACAGGATTCATCCCACTGCTCAAAGAACACCACGACTTTTTAAAAGAGTCGATTAAGGTCATTATGGACTCTAAGGCCTCTATCCCTGAAAAGCGTGAGCACTTAAGTCGCTTTTTTAATCTACTTGAAATGCACGGCAAAGCTGAACAAGAAACCCTTTATGTCCATCTTCAACAAAATACAGAAGAGGAAGCAAGACTGGAAGGACTCAGCGGCCAAGATGAACACGACATCGCTTTTCAACTCAGAGATGAATTATTGGCCATGAATTTTAAAACTCAATGGAATGATGAAATCGCAGCGAAAGCTAAAGTTGTAGCGGCCTTGGTGAAAAATCATATGAAGGAAGAAGAGTCCATCATGTTTTCAATTGCGAAGAATGACCTGACCGATGAAGAGATGGAACAGATGCGACTGGACTATATCGCTAAATGCCGTAGTTACTTATTACATTAA
- a CDS encoding ATP-dependent Clp protease proteolytic subunit has protein sequence MKLIMGLLILLACQQSFAFTEGYTVHTKVIERAGKESLTIVIVDGALNKGVAKDTIEAIKNAPSKDIYLELNSPGGFFQEAQDIYDYIKAEKSNGLKVATYVPSGSACGSACTIIFIAGEERIAGEAAAFMVHGAQRESMPGFLNPLITNHIQQLYRDNGVSSEWIIELRKKLVFSGINDFWFSGRDAASKEVGFATIMHSGLIEYDPPKIDPQIHAR, from the coding sequence ATGAAATTAATAATGGGTCTTCTTATTCTTTTAGCGTGCCAGCAGTCATTCGCTTTTACGGAAGGCTACACAGTCCATACGAAAGTCATTGAGAGGGCCGGAAAAGAATCTTTAACAATCGTTATAGTGGATGGAGCGCTTAATAAAGGCGTAGCAAAAGATACAATCGAAGCAATCAAAAATGCGCCCTCTAAAGATATTTATCTGGAGCTGAATTCTCCAGGAGGATTCTTCCAGGAAGCTCAGGATATTTACGATTACATCAAAGCAGAAAAGAGCAATGGATTAAAAGTTGCAACGTATGTTCCAAGCGGATCTGCTTGTGGAAGTGCATGCACGATTATTTTTATCGCTGGAGAAGAGCGTATTGCCGGTGAAGCCGCGGCCTTTATGGTTCACGGAGCTCAGAGAGAATCAATGCCAGGATTTTTAAATCCTTTAATCACAAATCATATTCAACAACTTTATAGAGACAACGGTGTTTCGAGTGAGTGGATTATTGAATTAAGAAAGAAATTAGTCTTCTCCGGCATCAACGATTTTTGGTTTTCAGGGCGTGATGCTGCTTCTAAAGAAGTAGGGTTTGCAACCATCATGCACAGTGGATTGATCGAATATGATCCACCAAAGATTGACCCACAAATTCATGCACGATAA
- the thiI gene encoding tRNA uracil 4-sulfurtransferase ThiI, with product MFSNLVISLDELWLKGKNRQDYFRKAVDHINAVFKNYHSDKFTYKVQSERLYYTSQTFFNEELIEALTLVPGLAYISPCKVLDRLPDENLENVYEEILNELKSFETAPVTFRALVRRVDKSFSETSVAVAREIGHRVITRYPLAQVELKKSEMVIDVRILPKHVSISTQTRKGIGGLPWGTTGSAVTMLSGGFDSPVASYLMSKRGVRQAFVFFHAYPFVGREVVTKIKALTSVLAKYQRQCHLYIVPFGDIQNLISKHCREEYRTLIFRRYMVEISNLICERIKADAVVTGDCIGQVSSQTMQNLHLMDKASERMILRPLVGFNKLEIMNLGMKIGTHDISILPHDDACSLFAPKSPIIIPNLEYWNNWDADFDISAELENAVDKTEAFSVNLKGEFYKKDFFSFDS from the coding sequence ATGTTTTCTAATTTAGTTATTTCTCTTGATGAATTATGGTTGAAAGGAAAAAATCGTCAGGATTATTTCCGCAAGGCCGTGGATCATATCAATGCCGTCTTTAAAAATTATCACAGCGATAAATTCACTTATAAAGTTCAGTCAGAGCGTTTGTATTACACTTCACAAACATTCTTTAATGAAGAATTAATTGAGGCCTTAACTCTTGTTCCAGGACTGGCCTACATTTCACCATGTAAGGTGCTGGATCGTCTTCCTGATGAAAATTTAGAAAATGTGTATGAAGAAATATTAAATGAACTTAAATCATTTGAGACGGCTCCGGTGACTTTCAGGGCCCTGGTGAGAAGAGTCGATAAATCATTTTCAGAAACTTCGGTAGCGGTTGCAAGAGAGATCGGCCATCGCGTGATTACAAGATACCCGCTAGCTCAAGTAGAGTTAAAAAAATCTGAAATGGTTATTGATGTACGCATTCTTCCTAAACATGTGTCGATCTCTACTCAAACCAGAAAAGGTATTGGCGGACTTCCATGGGGAACGACTGGAAGTGCAGTGACTATGCTCTCTGGTGGTTTTGATTCACCGGTCGCAAGTTATTTGATGTCGAAGAGAGGAGTGAGGCAGGCCTTCGTCTTTTTTCACGCTTACCCATTTGTTGGAAGAGAAGTTGTTACAAAAATTAAAGCACTGACATCTGTTCTGGCGAAGTATCAAAGACAATGTCATTTATATATTGTTCCTTTCGGAGACATACAGAATCTCATCAGCAAACATTGCAGAGAAGAATATAGAACTTTGATCTTTAGAAGATATATGGTGGAGATCTCAAACCTTATCTGTGAGCGTATTAAAGCGGATGCGGTTGTCACTGGAGATTGTATTGGCCAGGTATCAAGTCAGACGATGCAGAATTTACACCTGATGGATAAAGCTTCTGAGCGCATGATTCTTAGACCACTGGTCGGTTTTAATAAATTAGAAATTATGAATCTTGGCATGAAGATTGGCACTCACGACATTTCGATTCTTCCCCATGATGATGCTTGTTCTTTATTTGCTCCGAAGTCACCGATCATTATTCCGAATCTTGAGTACTGGAATAACTGGGATGCTGATTTTGATATCAGTGCTGAACTTGAGAATGCTGTGGATAAAACAGAGGCCTTTTCAGTTAATTTGAAAGGTGAGTTTTATAAGAAAGATTTTTTCTCTTTTGATTCTTAG